From Arthrobacter citreus, one genomic window encodes:
- a CDS encoding penicillin-binding transpeptidase domain-containing protein — protein MKKLLGLLFIVAIITSGCSKSPNPQERFSKYIALWNEQKFDKMYDYLTSDAKKSITKEEFTKRYQKIYEDLQITDPKITFKQPKDDNQAKGEKADYTFSANMESIAGEIEFTQKANLKKEERDKKKNWYVDWNTTYIFPELKEGDKIGLSTTTPKRGGIFDRSGKGLAVNGEVYEVGVVPGKLADQNETVIQQLSSLLKITPDQINKELGASWVKPDLFVPLKKISMDDKKLIEQLVALEPVQMKRVEARIYPYKDAAAHLIGYVGSITAEELEKLKGKGYTSTDVIGKRGLEQVFDEQLKGKSGAKITIKKKDGSEKVLAEREVEDGKDLSLTIDANLQVNVYEELKGEAGAASAMNPKTGETLALVSSPSFDPNQATLGFSADEWKTLQEDKRQPLMTRFKQKYAPGSVLKPITASIGLRNGAITPEQSVEIEGLKWQKDPSWGSYYVTRVHEANPVNLEKALVLSDNIYFAQTALNIGKDSFAQGLKGFNFDEELVYPFPLQTSTIGSLDNDISLADSGYGQGQIQMNIVHLMAAYTPLMNDGNMIRPILLLDEQKSQVLKQQAMTSENAKMISTMLRKVVADKKGTAHAAEMADYPLSGKTGTAEIKQKQGEKGIENGWFIAYDTKSSNLMVAMVVENVLDRGGSKVSVKKVKNIFKREK, from the coding sequence ATGAAAAAGTTATTAGGGTTGCTATTTATCGTCGCGATTATTACATCAGGATGCAGCAAATCACCAAACCCGCAAGAGCGATTCTCAAAATACATAGCTTTATGGAATGAGCAAAAATTTGATAAGATGTATGATTACCTTACGAGTGATGCGAAAAAATCTATCACCAAAGAGGAATTTACGAAACGCTATCAAAAAATATACGAAGACCTACAAATCACTGATCCTAAGATTACTTTCAAACAGCCAAAAGATGATAATCAAGCTAAGGGAGAAAAGGCTGATTATACATTTTCTGCAAATATGGAAAGTATCGCAGGCGAAATCGAATTTACCCAAAAAGCCAATTTGAAAAAAGAGGAAAGAGACAAAAAGAAAAACTGGTATGTCGACTGGAACACGACATATATTTTTCCAGAGTTGAAGGAAGGCGACAAAATTGGGCTAAGCACCACTACGCCGAAACGAGGAGGAATATTCGATCGTAGCGGTAAAGGATTGGCCGTGAATGGAGAAGTGTACGAAGTTGGCGTGGTACCTGGAAAATTAGCCGACCAAAACGAAACAGTTATTCAGCAATTATCCAGTCTCCTTAAAATAACACCAGATCAAATCAACAAAGAGCTGGGTGCGAGCTGGGTAAAGCCGGACTTGTTTGTTCCATTGAAAAAAATCTCAATGGACGATAAGAAGCTAATCGAGCAGTTAGTCGCTTTAGAACCGGTGCAAATGAAAAGGGTTGAAGCACGCATTTATCCGTATAAAGATGCCGCAGCCCATTTAATCGGCTATGTTGGATCAATCACCGCGGAAGAATTAGAGAAACTGAAAGGTAAAGGCTATACAAGCACTGATGTTATCGGTAAAAGAGGACTTGAGCAGGTGTTTGATGAACAACTAAAAGGAAAAAGCGGTGCGAAAATCACAATTAAAAAGAAAGACGGAAGCGAGAAGGTCTTGGCTGAACGAGAGGTTGAGGACGGGAAAGATCTAAGCCTTACTATTGATGCCAACTTACAGGTAAATGTGTATGAAGAGTTAAAAGGGGAAGCGGGCGCAGCGTCTGCAATGAATCCTAAAACTGGTGAAACACTCGCACTTGTTAGTAGTCCATCATTTGACCCGAATCAAGCCACTTTAGGATTTTCAGCTGACGAATGGAAAACTCTTCAGGAAGATAAACGGCAGCCATTGATGACGCGCTTTAAACAGAAATATGCACCTGGCTCTGTTCTTAAACCAATCACTGCTTCTATTGGGTTGAGAAACGGAGCAATCACTCCTGAACAATCGGTGGAAATTGAAGGGCTGAAATGGCAAAAGGATCCATCTTGGGGTAGCTATTATGTCACGAGGGTCCACGAAGCAAATCCGGTAAACCTTGAAAAAGCACTCGTTCTCTCTGATAATATTTACTTCGCTCAAACCGCATTGAATATTGGCAAAGATTCATTTGCACAAGGGTTGAAGGGGTTCAATTTTGACGAGGAACTCGTTTATCCATTCCCACTGCAAACATCGACGATTGGTAGTCTTGATAATGACATTTCACTCGCTGATTCTGGCTATGGACAGGGACAAATTCAAATGAATATCGTTCATTTAATGGCCGCCTACACGCCACTAATGAATGACGGAAATATGATTAGGCCCATTCTTTTACTTGATGAACAAAAAAGTCAGGTGCTGAAGCAGCAAGCGATGACAAGTGAGAATGCGAAGATGATTTCAACAATGCTAAGGAAAGTCGTCGCTGACAAAAAAGGAACAGCACATGCTGCAGAAATGGCAGATTATCCACTTTCAGGCAAAACCGGTACAGCTGAAATCAAACAAAAACAAGGTGAAAAAGGGATCGAAAATGGATGGTTCATCGCATATGATACGAAATCCTCAAATTTGATGGTCGCAATGGTCGTTGAAAATGTACTAGATAGAGGCGGTTCAAAGGTTTCAGTGAAAAAAGTGAAAAATATCTTTAAGCGGGAAAAATAA